One Physeter macrocephalus isolate SW-GA chromosome 19, ASM283717v5, whole genome shotgun sequence genomic window carries:
- the LOC102993229 gene encoding coiled-coil domain-containing protein 74B yields the protein MSAAGVAAGLRPPSSGIPGSRGALRPRLPAVPPYPGQHGAPVGLSEAQKRVPDLEKRLQFLQQQHSETLVKLHEEIEHLKRENKDLHYKLIMNQKPQKKGSISSSSFQSNKSISNTMVSANSQGKARPQPTSSKKQDSKADVPQKSDLEEDPLVAALLHSSRVDKALGAQGLAKDKVESSNPAATSAGGSLHKGKQVPGVPPLMRLPPHLCKPITLQQCEVVIRQLWNANLLQAQELQHLKSLLEGSQRPRAAPEETGPSSPKDQEALHPGATQLPKVATKGVSKKCLILSRAPVAECAILPALKQSLKSNFAERQRRLQVVQSRWLHYSVL from the exons ATGAGCGCGGCGGGGGTGGCGGCCGGGCTGCGGCCCCCCAGCTCGGGGATCCCGGGCTCCCGGGGCGCGTTGCGCCCCCGCCTGCCCGCGGTCCCTCCGTATCCCGGGCAGCACGGCGCGCCGGTCGGGCTCAGCGAGGCGCAGAAGCGGGTGCCGGACCTGGAGAAGAGGCTGCAGTTCCTGCAGCAGCAGCACTCGGAGACGCTGGTCAAGCTCCACGAGGAGATCGAGCACCTGAAGCGGGAGAACAAGG ATCTCCACTACAAGCTAATCATGAATCAGAAGCCGCAGAAGAAAG GCAGCATCTCCAGTTCCAGCTTTCAGTCCAACAAGTCCATCTCGAATACAATGGTGTCAG CCAACTCGCAAGGCAAGGCTAGGCCCCAGCCCACCTCCTCTAAGAAGCAAGACTCAAAAGCTGACGTTCCCCAGAAGTCAGACCTGGAGGAGGATCCCTTGGTTGCTGCCCTGCTTCACAGCAGCAGGGTGGACAAAGCCCTCGGGGCACAGGGGCTGGCCAA AGACAAAGTGGAGAGCTCTAATCCAGCAGCCACCTCAGCAGGCGGCAGCCTGCACAAGGGCAAGCAGGTGCCAGGGGTGCCCCCATTGATGAGGCTGCCCCCGCACCTGTGCAAGCCCATCACACTCCAGCAGTGCGAAGTGGTCATCCGCCAGCTGTGGAATGCCAACCTCCTGCAGGCCCAAGAG CTGCAGCACCTCAAGTCCCTCCTAGAAGGGAGCCAGAGACCCAGGGCTGCCCCCGAGGAGACCGGGCCCAGTTCTCCCAA GGACCAGGAGGCTCTGCACCCGGGGGCCACGCAGCTCCCCAAGGTTGCCACCAAGGGCGTCTCTAAGAAATG CCTGATCCTGAGCCGGGCGCCTGTGGCGGAGTGCGCCATCCTGCCCGCACTGAAGCAGAGCCTCAAGAGCAACTTCGCCGAGCGGCAGAGACGGCTGCAGGTGGTGCAGAGCCGGTGGCTGCACTACTCGGTGCTCTGA